A part of Bernardetia sp. genomic DNA contains:
- a CDS encoding tetratricopeptide repeat protein: protein MQPQEIPAAYNEACKAYETRKYDIALEKLNATLEEDSKFAPAFYIKGLTYMQLQDWRNAYDNFKAYSQITPEKGDTYLNMGTAMLNMKQPRTAISYFDFALSLRMTENRPERAHLNKALAFRQINDNDKALESFEAALKLHPHFDDALLEMAKLQLDLGKNEEALTYYQRVIDLPKQRKNFPLWEVWVGLALVQTELKQFSKALISIEESIELNPNTIGFFKTNETFNILRESEYKDDFETILG from the coding sequence ATGCAGCCACAAGAAATACCAGCAGCTTATAACGAAGCTTGCAAAGCCTACGAAACAAGAAAATACGACATTGCTTTAGAAAAACTAAATGCTACTTTAGAAGAAGACTCAAAATTTGCTCCTGCATTTTATATAAAAGGTCTGACTTATATGCAGCTTCAAGATTGGAGGAATGCTTACGATAATTTTAAAGCCTATTCTCAAATTACTCCAGAAAAAGGTGATACCTATCTCAATATGGGTACAGCAATGCTAAATATGAAACAGCCTAGAACAGCAATTTCATATTTTGATTTTGCCCTTTCTTTAAGAATGACAGAAAACAGACCCGAACGAGCGCATCTCAATAAAGCCTTAGCTTTCAGGCAGATAAATGATAATGATAAAGCATTAGAATCTTTTGAAGCTGCTCTAAAGCTGCATCCTCACTTTGATGATGCTTTATTGGAAATGGCAAAATTGCAATTAGACTTAGGAAAAAATGAAGAAGCTCTCACATATTACCAACGAGTAATTGACTTGCCAAAACAGCGTAAAAATTTTCCTCTGTGGGAAGTATGGGTAGGTTTAGCTCTTGTACAGACTGAACTCAAACAGTTTTCGAAGGCTCTTATTTCAATAGAAGAATCTATTGAACTCAATCCGAATACAATAGGTTTTTTCAAAACTAACGAAACATTTAATATTTTAAGAGAAAGCGAATACAAAGATGATTTTGAAACAATTTTAGGCTAA
- a CDS encoding glycosyltransferase, which produces MLKFSLVVPYRNRDVEVAKRCISSLINQSIFQNNNIPVEAEIFFIDYGSDIEKSSELEKFCQETDLITYIYTETRGKFWCKPEALNLALNKATGDYFITIDVDMIHLPNFLEEISHYVEQNTLLHYQCYYLPSNFDYTNYLNTLQNTDVTSLDESSKTSALGIFAVKTSELKHIGGFDEYFRMWGIEDKDIHYRLSRNLDVKWFPLEKSPVFHQWHPVSNNPLAQPKGWEKTVIDHYHNKYDKPELLIHKKTNGEKSGKLYKREERPALHIFENGNLKSNFNFEFPIEKAYSSFISQFMKLEKNEPLILNQSFSLIDENATSKAAKGVRKINTLLEKVKVSYRMTELLKHTYGNIDFYQVRDFLFYFIVDFEDFIEDYYYEQENGTNGNPEKITLILFKK; this is translated from the coding sequence ATGCTTAAATTTTCTCTTGTCGTTCCTTATCGCAACAGAGATGTAGAGGTTGCTAAAAGATGTATCTCTTCTCTCATCAACCAAAGTATATTTCAAAATAATAATATACCAGTAGAAGCAGAAATTTTCTTCATAGATTATGGAAGTGATATAGAGAAATCTTCCGAATTAGAAAAGTTTTGTCAAGAGACTGACCTTATTACTTATATCTATACTGAAACAAGAGGAAAGTTTTGGTGCAAGCCCGAAGCACTCAATTTGGCTCTAAACAAAGCAACAGGAGATTATTTCATAACTATTGATGTAGATATGATTCATCTTCCCAACTTTTTAGAGGAAATTAGCCATTATGTAGAACAAAATACACTTCTTCATTATCAATGTTATTACTTGCCTTCAAATTTTGACTATACAAATTACTTAAACACGCTTCAAAATACAGACGTTACATCTTTAGACGAAAGTAGCAAAACTTCAGCACTAGGAATATTTGCTGTCAAAACTTCTGAATTAAAACACATTGGAGGCTTCGATGAGTATTTTAGAATGTGGGGAATTGAAGATAAAGACATCCATTATCGCCTATCTAGGAATTTAGATGTCAAATGGTTTCCTTTGGAAAAGTCTCCAGTTTTTCATCAATGGCATCCTGTATCTAACAATCCACTTGCACAGCCAAAAGGTTGGGAAAAAACTGTCATTGACCATTATCACAACAAATACGACAAACCTGAATTACTCATTCATAAAAAAACAAATGGCGAAAAATCAGGAAAACTATATAAAAGAGAAGAGCGTCCAGCTTTACATATTTTTGAAAATGGCAATCTAAAATCTAATTTTAACTTTGAGTTTCCTATCGAAAAGGCGTACTCTAGTTTTATAAGTCAGTTTATGAAATTAGAAAAAAATGAACCCTTAATATTGAATCAATCTTTTTCTTTGATAGATGAAAATGCAACAAGCAAAGCAGCCAAAGGAGTACGAAAAATTAATACTCTGTTAGAAAAAGTAAAGGTTTCATACAGAATGACAGAGCTTCTAAAACATACCTATGGAAATATAGACTTTTATCAAGTGCGAGATTTCTTATTTTATTTTATTGTTGATTTTGAGGATTTTATTGAAGATTATTACTACGAACAAGAAAATGGAACTAATGGAAATCCAGAAAAAATCACTTTGATTTTATTTAAAAAGTAA
- the hemW gene encoding radical SAM family heme chaperone HemW — MIYIHIPFCKQACHYCDFHFSTNLKQKQAFLFALEKEIELRNHFFESTKPLKTIYFGGGTPSILEVSELENILDKLKSTFEIDENAEITLEANPDDLTSLEFLKDLRKIGFNRLSIGIQSFEESFLKFMNRAHNAEEAQNCVRLAQKAGFENISIDLIYGVQLPKNNSEKQSDVLKSNPHSFWKKDLEFALALDVPHISAYCLTIEPKTPFGNYLKRGKLKPIDEEFAAQQFEILTQTLKENGYLHYEISNFAKPNQFSKHNTAYWQDEPYLGLGASAHSYDGQHRFMNAANNRKYVESLEKNTLPQIIDELSENDRINEYFLTSLRTIWGIDIHHLIKKYNYNLLENQSETISKLTKNQMIELKNDKIVLTEKGKLFADGIAADFFV, encoded by the coding sequence ATGATATATATTCACATTCCATTTTGCAAACAAGCCTGTCATTATTGTGATTTTCATTTTAGTACGAATCTCAAACAAAAACAGGCTTTTTTGTTTGCACTAGAAAAAGAAATTGAGCTTCGCAACCATTTTTTTGAGAGTACAAAACCACTCAAAACCATCTATTTTGGTGGAGGAACACCTTCTATTTTAGAAGTTTCAGAACTTGAAAATATTTTAGACAAACTAAAATCCACTTTTGAAATTGATGAGAATGCCGAAATTACGCTTGAAGCTAATCCAGATGACCTCACTTCACTAGAGTTTTTGAAAGACCTTAGAAAAATAGGTTTTAATCGTTTGAGTATCGGTATTCAATCGTTTGAAGAATCATTTTTAAAATTTATGAATAGGGCGCATAATGCAGAAGAAGCACAAAACTGCGTCAGATTAGCTCAAAAAGCAGGGTTTGAAAACATTAGTATTGATTTGATTTATGGCGTACAATTACCAAAAAATAATTCTGAAAAGCAAAGTGATGTTTTAAAATCAAATCCTCATTCTTTTTGGAAAAAAGATTTAGAGTTTGCCCTTGCACTAGATGTACCTCATATTTCTGCGTATTGTCTTACTATTGAACCCAAAACGCCTTTTGGAAATTATTTAAAACGAGGAAAGTTAAAGCCAATTGATGAAGAGTTTGCAGCACAGCAGTTTGAAATTCTGACGCAAACACTTAAAGAAAACGGTTATCTGCATTACGAAATTTCTAATTTTGCAAAACCCAATCAGTTTTCAAAACATAACACAGCCTACTGGCAAGACGAGCCGTATTTAGGCTTGGGAGCTTCGGCGCATTCTTACGATGGGCAACATCGTTTTATGAATGCTGCTAATAATAGAAAGTATGTAGAAAGTTTGGAGAAAAATACATTGCCTCAAATTATAGATGAGCTTTCAGAAAATGATAGAATCAATGAGTATTTTTTGACTTCTCTTCGGACGATTTGGGGAATAGACATACATCATTTGATAAAAAAATATAATTACAACCTCTTAGAAAATCAGTCTGAAACGATTTCAAAACTTACAAAAAATCAAATGATTGAATTAAAGAATGACAAAATTGTTCTGACAGAAAAAGGAAAATTATTTGCTGATGGAATTGCTGCTGATTTTTTTGTGTAA
- a CDS encoding aspartate kinase, with protein MLHVFKFGGASVKDAPAVRNVSTILRSFIDKKDKLVIVVSAMGKTTNHLEDVFKAAKSKQEDKVKQILKQIEDYHYQIADELFDGEREKIVYKILQKYIFQLEATLNDDEPNWDKHYDQVICFGELMSTAIVSEYLKMEHDDKCLWVDARRFVQTNERWREGQVDWEWSEQLIRAELLPMLEQRFVLTQGFIGGTIGGKTTTLGREGSDFTAAVFAYCLKADGVTIWKDVSGILNADPKRIKNTLLFKQINYSDAAEMTYYGATVIHPKTIRPLAAKGITLYVRSFINAEIEGTKIGDFETLPSIPSIIVKGNQSMFIFKAKDLAAINERNQLAYIHSELNRHNIKTNLLQVSATSFSVCTDTDARKLEMLEKSLTSDFELSVVDNLELITIKNYDAETLNNFTGLGNATISQRSEEVYQVVVKK; from the coding sequence ATGTTACATGTATTCAAATTTGGTGGTGCGTCTGTAAAAGATGCTCCTGCTGTCAGAAATGTAAGCACTATTTTACGCTCATTTATTGACAAAAAAGATAAACTCGTTATTGTTGTTTCTGCTATGGGCAAGACGACAAACCATTTAGAAGACGTATTTAAGGCAGCCAAATCGAAACAGGAAGACAAGGTCAAACAGATTTTAAAACAGATTGAAGACTATCACTATCAGATTGCAGATGAGCTTTTTGATGGTGAGCGTGAAAAAATTGTCTATAAAATTCTTCAAAAATATATTTTTCAGCTTGAGGCAACTCTCAATGACGACGAACCCAACTGGGACAAGCACTACGACCAAGTAATTTGTTTTGGTGAGCTTATGTCGACAGCTATCGTTTCAGAGTATTTGAAAATGGAACACGATGACAAATGTCTTTGGGTAGATGCTCGTCGTTTTGTACAGACAAACGAACGTTGGAGAGAAGGGCAAGTAGATTGGGAATGGTCGGAACAACTCATCAGAGCCGAACTTTTACCTATGCTAGAACAACGTTTTGTTTTGACACAAGGCTTTATTGGAGGAACAATTGGAGGAAAAACAACGACGCTTGGACGTGAGGGTTCAGATTTTACGGCTGCTGTTTTTGCCTATTGTTTGAAGGCTGATGGTGTTACGATTTGGAAAGATGTTTCTGGAATTTTGAATGCTGACCCAAAAAGAATAAAAAATACACTTCTTTTTAAACAAATCAATTATTCTGATGCTGCTGAAATGACGTATTATGGAGCGACAGTTATTCACCCAAAAACAATTCGTCCGTTGGCTGCAAAGGGAATAACACTTTACGTACGTTCTTTTATTAATGCAGAAATAGAAGGTACTAAAATTGGAGATTTTGAAACGCTGCCCTCTATTCCTTCTATAATCGTTAAAGGTAACCAAAGTATGTTTATTTTTAAGGCAAAAGATTTGGCTGCTATCAATGAGCGAAACCAACTGGCTTATATTCATTCAGAGTTGAATCGTCATAATATCAAAACAAACTTGCTTCAAGTGTCAGCTACTTCTTTTTCTGTTTGTACTGATACAGATGCTCGTAAGTTAGAAATGCTAGAAAAATCTCTTACTTCCGATTTTGAACTTTCAGTAGTGGATAATTTAGAGCTTATTACTATCAAAAATTATGATGCTGAAACACTCAATAATTTTACTGGACTAGGAAATGCAACTATTTCACAGCGTTCAGAAGAAGTATATCAAGTAGTTGTTAAAAAGTAA
- a CDS encoding PadR family transcriptional regulator: MITLENAEVQMRKGILELCVLRVIAGGEVYASELLRSLKEAQLLVVEGTLYPLLNRLNKSGLVTYSWQESTGGPPRKYYRLTDNGHDFLQGLTNSWHQLVFSTNTLLENTNQNRQEQRQAS; the protein is encoded by the coding sequence GTGATTACATTAGAAAATGCTGAAGTACAAATGCGAAAAGGAATTTTGGAACTGTGTGTTTTGCGTGTAATTGCAGGTGGTGAAGTGTATGCTTCTGAGCTACTTCGCAGCTTAAAGGAAGCTCAATTATTGGTAGTAGAAGGAACGCTTTATCCACTTCTAAATCGTCTGAATAAATCTGGATTAGTTACTTACTCGTGGCAAGAATCTACAGGAGGTCCTCCAAGAAAATATTATCGCTTAACAGACAATGGACATGATTTTTTACAAGGATTGACCAACTCTTGGCATCAACTTGTTTTTTCAACAAATACTCTTTTAGAAAATACAAATCAGAATAGACAAGAACAACGACAAGCCAGCTAA
- a CDS encoding PspC domain-containing protein yields MPPLHTNSSLNNTLEVNIASISFHVEQAAYPTLKAYLMDLKRCFPEDSMTIEDIETRMAEVLLERLSIDKGTIDKNDIEIMILQVGTAKEIAIAEGIDLDLGYFERKDQWQTLKKAAPKKELRSVGKKFTLKKRDKKIGGVASGIADYYNIDPAFVRLGFVASLFAGGFGIPLYAASWLAMPKDPKEGMLEKQESTSALAKTKRFMRSMVDKKVGGVASGIAKYFGIDETIVRLLFIGTLFLDGFGLLAYLALWIAMPEAKSLQEQIDLEEKPSFLEDESFKARVAQVESQFEDTVSSTASKIKNSKFFKKHF; encoded by the coding sequence ATGCCTCCACTCCACACAAATTCGTCTTTAAACAATACTTTGGAAGTTAATATTGCATCCATTTCTTTTCACGTTGAGCAAGCAGCTTATCCAACACTAAAAGCCTATCTAATGGATTTGAAGCGTTGCTTTCCAGAAGATTCAATGACGATTGAGGATATCGAAACAAGAATGGCAGAAGTTCTCTTGGAGCGTTTGAGTATTGATAAAGGAACGATTGACAAAAATGATATTGAAATCATGATTTTGCAAGTCGGAACAGCAAAAGAAATTGCGATTGCAGAAGGTATAGATTTAGATTTAGGTTATTTTGAGCGAAAAGACCAATGGCAAACTCTCAAAAAAGCTGCTCCTAAAAAAGAATTGCGTAGTGTAGGCAAAAAATTTACACTCAAAAAGAGAGATAAAAAAATTGGTGGTGTAGCCTCTGGAATTGCTGATTATTACAATATTGACCCAGCTTTTGTTCGTTTGGGTTTTGTAGCTAGTCTTTTTGCTGGTGGATTTGGTATTCCTCTGTATGCAGCCTCTTGGTTAGCAATGCCAAAAGACCCTAAGGAAGGAATGTTAGAAAAACAAGAATCAACATCTGCACTTGCCAAAACGAAGCGTTTTATGCGTAGCATGGTCGATAAAAAAGTAGGTGGTGTAGCTTCAGGAATTGCAAAATATTTTGGTATTGATGAGACAATAGTACGCTTGCTTTTCATTGGAACTCTATTCTTAGACGGATTCGGACTTTTAGCTTATTTAGCTCTTTGGATTGCTATGCCAGAAGCAAAAAGCCTACAAGAGCAAATTGACTTGGAAGAAAAACCTTCTTTCTTGGAAGATGAGAGTTTTAAAGCTAGAGTAGCACAAGTAGAAAGTCAGTTTGAAGATACTGTAAGCTCAACAGCTTCAAAAATCAAAAATTCTAAATTCTTTAAAAAACACTTTTAG
- the fumC gene encoding class II fumarate hydratase, which produces MSDFRIERDTMGEVKVPADKYWGAQTERSRNNFKIGDEASMPKEIVYAFAYLKKAAAQANTELGVLAKEKSDLIGKACDEILDGKLDDQFPLVIWQTGSGTQSNMNVNEVVAYRGHVLSGGNLTDEKKALHPNDDVNKSQSSNDTFPTAMHIAAYKLVTENTIKGIEKLRDTLQSKSEEFKDIVKTGRTHFMDATPLTLGQEFSGYVQQLNNSLRCIKNALEMVRELALGGTAVGTGLNTPKGYDVLVAEKIANLTGLPFVTAPNKFEALAAHDAMVELSGALKRTAVALMKIGNDIRMLGSGPRCGIGEIMLPENEPGSSIMPGKVNPTQPEAMTMVCAQVMGNDMAVSVGGSNGHFELNVFKPLIAANVLQSARLIGDACVSFTDNCAVGIEPNKENIQKHLENSLMLVTALNTHIGYEKAAKIAKKAHKENKTLRQAAVELEFLTSEQFDEWVVPANMIGSMK; this is translated from the coding sequence ATGTCAGATTTTCGTATTGAGCGTGATACAATGGGCGAGGTAAAAGTGCCTGCCGACAAATACTGGGGCGCACAAACAGAGCGTAGCCGTAACAATTTCAAAATAGGTGATGAGGCTTCTATGCCAAAAGAAATCGTCTATGCGTTTGCTTATCTCAAAAAAGCTGCTGCACAAGCCAATACAGAATTAGGCGTTTTGGCAAAGGAAAAAAGTGACCTTATTGGAAAAGCGTGTGATGAGATTTTGGATGGAAAGTTAGATGACCAATTTCCTCTAGTAATTTGGCAAACAGGTTCGGGAACACAGTCGAATATGAATGTGAATGAAGTGGTGGCATACCGTGGACACGTTTTGAGTGGTGGAAACTTGACAGATGAGAAAAAAGCTCTTCACCCTAACGATGATGTAAACAAATCGCAGTCTTCAAATGACACATTTCCAACAGCAATGCACATTGCAGCCTACAAACTCGTTACAGAAAATACGATTAAGGGCATAGAAAAATTGCGTGATACGCTACAAAGCAAATCAGAGGAATTTAAAGACATTGTAAAGACGGGGCGTACTCACTTTATGGATGCTACTCCTCTTACACTCGGACAAGAGTTTTCTGGTTATGTTCAACAACTCAATAACTCTTTGCGCTGCATCAAAAATGCGCTAGAAATGGTAAGAGAGCTTGCTCTTGGAGGAACTGCCGTAGGAACAGGACTAAATACACCAAAAGGATATGATGTTTTGGTAGCTGAAAAAATTGCTAACCTTACGGGTTTACCTTTCGTAACTGCACCAAACAAATTTGAAGCTTTAGCTGCTCACGATGCGATGGTAGAGCTTTCTGGTGCATTGAAGCGTACAGCTGTTGCACTTATGAAAATCGGCAATGATATTCGTATGTTGGGGTCAGGTCCTCGTTGTGGTATTGGAGAAATTATGCTTCCAGAAAACGAACCAGGTTCTTCTATTATGCCAGGAAAAGTAAACCCTACACAGCCAGAAGCTATGACGATGGTTTGCGCTCAAGTAATGGGTAATGATATGGCTGTTTCGGTGGGTGGCTCAAACGGACACTTCGAACTCAATGTTTTCAAGCCATTGATTGCTGCTAATGTTCTTCAATCGGCTCGTCTGATTGGTGATGCTTGTGTGTCATTTACAGATAACTGTGCTGTAGGAATTGAACCAAACAAAGAAAATATACAAAAGCATTTAGAAAATTCTTTAATGCTCGTTACGGCTCTCAATACACATATTGGTTACGAAAAAGCTGCTAAAATTGCCAAGAAAGCGCATAAAGAAAACAAAACATTGCGCCAAGCTGCTGTAGAACTAGAATTTTTGACTTCTGAACAGTTTGATGAGTGGGTGGTACCTGCAAATATGATTGGTTCTATGAAATAA
- a CDS encoding S41 family peptidase, whose amino-acid sequence MQLSFLKTVLLCLFFTVVSYTIAFSQRKPERIIEKEEVEKFKTRLDSTICLYTTDSLYRKPILEIGNNAFIDSLIEYNLQEFAFYLNHYWYELDNNTALSLENTAPQEGYVHGEDEKFGFHRKSRFCSCGREHVWGNGWKGERLKSDEYTHYLRYGSLWWRLFRYNKKNFYNRIAQGKSGFRKIAVKRGRRRASYETNLWNYNSTRYNLDYLVNGFEKKEILEGNIGYLKCSFLPTANYVDERFIKNLIQEFLFTDALILDLREASFYKPESKFFTKDKSINEMSVPIWFVERFFRPDTTYNLGTAKVFHTREYLKDNGKPRRKTVENPTISLMTKTEEVKPFFKGGNYLYHYSHYPLEVDKNYEKYYTLRYYERPIYILTDRNTSDIAEWIAKVLQKYRNAIVIGEDTKGQNTITRSVGVSAYAWLNVPDIEISLTENEEDFVVKPNIFVSAYDTTSVDKAFDIAYKMAYEQSILKSDFTYIRKYGKRFKQLENITKPQPNSYILPKNAGEFLGSYGLGKEIIFKDGKLWLKNYQHLSVLHQTTPNTFLVESGLQKRTDRTPYETVAQPIYVFFKKNLEKENETDSVMNMFVRYGDFTSAKFTQIEKYNFKKFIKENQVIDTTKIIRPTISYPFSKMSKEEKMTLFRGFTMQRNLFKAFPNFSFTLLSENEILKDDLENKLSVFLFWSPTSTKSIEAIPILNKMIETYSSNNITFYGFTESKKKEVEEFLIGTPFYADIIPSSNSIFEDLYIPTSSEPVVLVLGKEGKFLFGEVLNRETLEKMEYVLSNQILK is encoded by the coding sequence ATGCAACTCTCATTTCTAAAAACTGTCCTTCTTTGTTTATTTTTTACTGTTGTTAGTTATACTATTGCTTTCTCACAACGCAAACCAGAACGCATCATAGAAAAAGAAGAAGTGGAAAAATTTAAAACTAGACTAGACTCTACAATTTGTCTTTATACGACAGATTCACTGTATAGAAAACCCATTTTAGAAATCGGAAACAATGCTTTTATAGATTCTCTGATAGAATATAATTTACAAGAATTTGCCTTTTACCTAAACCACTATTGGTATGAATTAGACAATAATACAGCTTTATCCCTTGAAAATACTGCTCCACAAGAGGGTTACGTTCATGGAGAAGATGAAAAATTTGGATTTCATAGAAAGTCAAGATTTTGTAGTTGTGGTAGAGAACATGTTTGGGGAAATGGGTGGAAAGGAGAAAGATTGAAGTCTGATGAATATACACACTATTTAAGGTATGGCTCTTTATGGTGGCGTTTATTTCGTTATAATAAAAAGAATTTCTATAATCGAATAGCTCAAGGCAAGTCTGGATTTAGAAAAATAGCTGTTAAAAGAGGCAGACGCAGAGCTTCTTACGAAACCAATTTATGGAACTATAACTCTACACGTTATAATTTAGATTATTTAGTAAACGGATTTGAGAAAAAAGAAATCTTAGAAGGAAATATTGGCTATTTAAAATGTTCGTTCTTACCTACTGCTAATTATGTAGATGAGCGTTTCATAAAAAACTTAATTCAAGAATTTCTCTTTACAGATGCCTTGATTTTAGATTTAAGAGAAGCTAGTTTTTACAAACCTGAAAGTAAATTCTTTACAAAAGACAAAAGTATCAATGAAATGAGCGTACCCATTTGGTTTGTGGAGCGTTTTTTTCGTCCAGACACAACCTATAATTTAGGAACAGCAAAAGTTTTTCACACTAGAGAATATTTAAAAGATAATGGAAAGCCACGCAGGAAAACAGTAGAAAACCCTACTATTTCTCTAATGACAAAAACCGAAGAAGTAAAACCTTTCTTCAAAGGAGGAAATTATTTATACCATTACTCTCATTATCCATTAGAAGTAGATAAAAACTATGAAAAATACTACACCTTGCGTTATTATGAGCGTCCTATTTATATCTTAACGGACAGAAACACCTCTGATATAGCTGAATGGATAGCAAAAGTTTTACAAAAATATAGAAATGCTATTGTGATAGGCGAAGACACAAAAGGACAAAATACAATCACTCGCTCTGTGGGTGTTAGTGCGTATGCTTGGCTCAATGTCCCAGATATAGAAATTAGTTTAACAGAAAATGAAGAAGATTTTGTAGTAAAACCCAATATTTTTGTCTCTGCTTATGATACAACAAGTGTAGATAAGGCTTTTGACATTGCTTACAAAATGGCTTATGAACAAAGCATTTTAAAAAGCGATTTTACTTATATCCGAAAGTATGGAAAACGTTTTAAGCAGTTAGAAAATATTACCAAGCCACAACCTAATTCGTATATTTTGCCCAAAAATGCAGGAGAATTTCTAGGAAGTTATGGCTTAGGAAAAGAAATCATCTTCAAAGACGGAAAACTATGGCTCAAAAATTATCAACATCTTTCCGTACTTCACCAAACTACTCCAAATACATTTTTAGTGGAAAGTGGACTACAAAAAAGAACAGACAGAACGCCTTATGAAACGGTAGCCCAACCGATTTATGTATTTTTCAAGAAAAACCTAGAAAAAGAGAATGAAACAGATTCTGTAATGAATATGTTTGTGCGTTATGGCGATTTCACAAGTGCAAAATTTACACAGATTGAAAAATATAATTTCAAAAAGTTTATCAAAGAAAATCAAGTTATTGATACTACCAAAATCATCAGACCAACAATTTCTTACCCATTTTCAAAAATGAGTAAGGAGGAAAAAATGACGTTGTTCAGAGGATTTACAATGCAGAGAAATCTCTTTAAAGCCTTTCCAAACTTTAGTTTTACTCTTCTTTCAGAAAATGAAATATTGAAAGACGATTTAGAAAATAAATTAAGCGTTTTTCTTTTTTGGTCGCCAACATCAACAAAATCTATTGAAGCTATTCCAATACTCAACAAAATGATTGAAACCTATTCATCTAACAATATCACTTTTTATGGTTTTACAGAAAGCAAAAAAAAAGAAGTAGAAGAATTTTTAATTGGAACGCCATTTTATGCTGATATTATTCCAAGTAGCAACTCTATTTTTGAGGATTTATATATTCCAACAAGCAGCGAACCTGTTGTTTTGGTATTGGGAAAAGAGGGAAAGTTTCTTTTTGGAGAGGTTTTGAATAGAGAAACCCTAGAAAAAATGGAATATGTTCTTTCCAATCAGATATTGAAATAA
- a CDS encoding DUF6728 family protein: MQTTKANIDSSNNSEKIVRKKKNSLKDYFALMPVLTYFFTKKNSANFNIRAMHTINKISITVFLLGLIFIIVKKVFLS, encoded by the coding sequence ATGCAAACTACAAAAGCAAATATAGATTCTTCAAATAACTCTGAAAAAATTGTCCGTAAGAAAAAAAATAGCTTAAAAGATTATTTTGCGCTGATGCCTGTCTTGACGTATTTTTTTACGAAGAAAAATTCAGCCAACTTCAATATTCGTGCTATGCACACCATCAATAAAATTTCGATTACCGTTTTTTTATTAGGACTGATTTTTATTATTGTTAAAAAAGTATTCTTATCTTAA